In Rhodamnia argentea isolate NSW1041297 chromosome 4, ASM2092103v1, whole genome shotgun sequence, the following proteins share a genomic window:
- the LOC115733776 gene encoding cytosolic sulfotransferase 5-like, which yields MQASQSPPPDHLTYLREDDRPQAFKDLLSSLPSEKDWVGNSLHLYQGFWFPSWLLNGIFNCQNHFQAHPSDILLVTNPKSGTTWLKAILFALLNRTKYSNSNSQRRHPLLTQNSHELVPFLEHKLYLEQENPDLSALASPRLFATHFPYSSLPQSVSDSKCKLVYLGRNPKDTFVSMWHFFSKLRPEEKGQIPIQEFLDQFCRGVSPYGPYWDHVLGYYKASLEKPEKVLFVTYEQMKLDPHAHVRKLADFVGCPFSEEELRDGTVEGILRMCSFDNLSSLEVNKSGKLGDGAESKWFFRRGEVGDWVNYMSAEMGERIDGVMDEKLHGSGLKL from the coding sequence atgcaAGCCTCTCAATCTCCTCCTCCAGACCATTTAACGTACTTGCGAGAGGACGACAGGCCGCAAGCATTCAAGGACTTGCTCTCCTCTCTCCCTTCAGAGAAAGACTGGGTCGGCAACTCTCTCCACTTGTACCAAGGCTTCTGGTTCCCCTCTTGGCTGTTGAATGGCATCTTCAATTGCCAAAACCACTTCCAAGCTCACCCCTCTGACATCCTCCTCGTCACCAACCCGAAATCCGGCACCACCTGGCTAAAGGCCATCCTCTTCGCTCTTTTGAACCGTACCAAGTACTCCAACTCCAACTCACAACGACGCCACCCTCTCCTAACCCAAAACTCCCACGAGCTCGTGCCCTTCTTGGAGCACAAGCTCTATCTCGAGCAAGAAAATCCCGATCTCTCTGCTTTAGCATCTCCGAGGCTCTTCGCCACCCACTTTCCTTATTCCTCACTTCCCCAGTCGGTGAGCGACTCCAAGTGCAAGCTGGTTTACCTGGGTCGGAACCCTAAGGACACCTTCGTCTCAATGTGGCACTTCTTCAGCAAGCTGAGGCCGGAAGAGAAGGGCCAGATTCCGATCCAGGAGTTCCTCGACCAGTTTTGTCGAGGGGTGAGCCCTTATGGGCCTTACTGGGATCATGTGCTGGGTTATTACAAAGCGAGCTTGGAGAAGCCAGAGAAGGTATTGTTCGTGACGTACGAACAGATGAAATTGGACCCGCATGCTCATGTGAGGAAGTTGGCCGATTTCGTGGGGTGTCCATTCAGCGAAGAAGAACTGAGAGACGGGACGGTGGAGGGTATACTGAGGATGTGTAGCTTCGACAATTTGAGCTCATTGGAGGTGAATAAGAGCGGGAAGCTGGGGGATGGAGCCGAGAGCAAGTGGTTCTTCAGGAGAGGCGAGGTTGGAGATTGGGTGAATTACATGAGTGCTGAGATGGGGGAGAGAATTGACGGTGTCATGGACGAGAAGTTGCATGGTTCTggtttgaagctttga